A stretch of Malus sylvestris chromosome 11, drMalSylv7.2, whole genome shotgun sequence DNA encodes these proteins:
- the LOC126590640 gene encoding NEP1-interacting protein-like 1: MSSFSIPHMMMEEMFSGLLRATFRSKEVVSLWALAAIGDSSGGAVIQVTKRVVFAAFTCFLALGGAVVGAIHGAIKGQTTETGFLNGAGIGGLTGAIAAIQLMDLAVDGELLSKVAFLVGMVNGKVFMEWVSSALLKAYHWQVSNLETAYREISEIYDIGGVKGLSHDCIQKLPQSTFHSSRSSNIIESCSEFCCSICLQEFKDGENARELPICGHLFHMACIDQWLKRQASCPMCRLHVRIENVVDFRDC; encoded by the exons ATGTCTAGTTTTTCCATTCCTCATATGATGATGGAGGAAATGTTTTCAGGCTTATTGAGAGCCACATTCAGGTCTAAAGAGGTTGTTTCTTTGTGGGCTTTGGCTGCAATTGGTGATTCCAGCGGCGGAGCTGTGATTCAAGTAACAAAACGAGTTGTTTTTGCTGCATTTACCTGCTTTCTTGCACTAG GAGGAGCTGTAGTGGGAGCAATTCATGGAGCGATCAAAGGCCAGACAACGGAGACGGGGTTTCTTAATGGTGCCGGCATAGGCGGTTTGACAGGGGCTATTGCTGCCATTCAATTGATGGATTTGGCAGTGGACGGCGAGTTGTTGTCTAAG GTTGCTTTCTTGGTAGGTATGGTAAATGGGAAGGTGTTTATGGAATGGGTGAGTTCTGCATTGCTAAAAGCCTATCACTGGCAA GTTAGCAATCTGGAAACAGCTTACAGAGAGATTTCTGAAATCTATGACATTGGTGGAGTGAAGGGGTTATCGCAcgattgcatccaaaagctcCCTCAAAGTACATTTCACAGCAGCAGGAGCAGCAACATCATCGAGTCTTGCAGTGAATTTTGCTGCTCAATTTGCTTACAG GAATTTAAGGATGGAGAGAATGCAAGAGAACTTCCCATTTGTGGGCATTTGTTTCACATGGCCTGCATAGACCAATGGCTAAAGCGACAAGCCTCTTGTCCTATGTGCAGACTACATGTCCGCATTGAAAACGTAGTAGATTTTAGGGATTGCTAG
- the LOC126590591 gene encoding reactive Intermediate Deaminase A, chloroplastic-like isoform X3, whose product MAWCAARSYHMPAVDMGALRTRAPLAAGAGFASVAGSTLWRSLASSKPSSRFACLAISTDARIKEAVHTDKAPAALGPYSQAIKANNFVHVSGCLGLIPETGKFVSDNVEDQTEQVLKNMGEILKASGASYSSVVKTTILFSISSPSTFNISGSGAAIGCQD is encoded by the exons atggcATGGTGTGCGGCGAGGAGCTATCACATGCCGGCGGTCGACATGGGCGCATTGCGCACCCGGGCTCCGTTAGCCGCCGGCGCGGGCTTTGCCTCGGTGGCCGGCTCCACTCTCTGGCGATCCTTGGCTTCATCGAAGCCCTCGTCTCGCTTTGCTTGCTTAGCCATTTCCACCGATGCTC GAATTAAGGAAGCTGTTCACACAGACAAGGCTCCGGCTGCATTGGGACCGTATTCTCAGGCAATCAAAGCCAACAACTTTGTCCATGTGTCGGGTTGTCTTGGTCTGATTCCAGAG ACAGGGAAGTTTGTGTCGGATAATGTTGAAGATCAGACAGAGCAG GTTCTAAAAAATATGGGGGAAATACTGAAAGCAAGCGGGGCCAGCTATTCTTCTGTGGTTAAAACGACTATTCT ATTTTCCATCTCCAGCCCCAGCACGTTCAACATTTCAGGTAGCGGCGCTGCCATTGGATGCCAAGATTGA
- the LOC126590591 gene encoding reactive Intermediate Deaminase A, chloroplastic-like isoform X1 has translation MAWCAARSYHMPAVDMGALRTRAPLAAGAGFASVAGSTLWRSLASSKPSSRFACLAISTDARIKEAVHTDKAPAALGPYSQAIKANNFVHVSGCLGLIPETGKFVSDNVEDQTEQVLKNMGEILKASGASYSSVVKTTILLADLKDFKKVNEIYAKYFPSPAPARSTFQVAALPLDAKIEIECIAAL, from the exons atggcATGGTGTGCGGCGAGGAGCTATCACATGCCGGCGGTCGACATGGGCGCATTGCGCACCCGGGCTCCGTTAGCCGCCGGCGCGGGCTTTGCCTCGGTGGCCGGCTCCACTCTCTGGCGATCCTTGGCTTCATCGAAGCCCTCGTCTCGCTTTGCTTGCTTAGCCATTTCCACCGATGCTC GAATTAAGGAAGCTGTTCACACAGACAAGGCTCCGGCTGCATTGGGACCGTATTCTCAGGCAATCAAAGCCAACAACTTTGTCCATGTGTCGGGTTGTCTTGGTCTGATTCCAGAG ACAGGGAAGTTTGTGTCGGATAATGTTGAAGATCAGACAGAGCAG GTTCTAAAAAATATGGGGGAAATACTGAAAGCAAGCGGGGCCAGCTATTCTTCTGTGGTTAAAACGACTATTCT GTTGGCTGATTTGAAAGACTTCAAGAAAGTCAATGAAATCTATGCTAAAT ATTTTCCATCTCCAGCCCCAGCACGTTCAACATTTCAGGTAGCGGCGCTGCCATTGGATGCCAAGATTGAAATTGAGTGTATTGCAGCACTGTAA